In Mycteria americana isolate JAX WOST 10 ecotype Jacksonville Zoo and Gardens chromosome 5, USCA_MyAme_1.0, whole genome shotgun sequence, one DNA window encodes the following:
- the GTF2A1 gene encoding transcription initiation factor IIA subunit 1 isoform X2, whose product MASSTNTNPVPKLYRSVIEDVINDVREVFLDEGVDEQVLMELKTLWENKLMQSKAVDGFHSEEQQLLLQVQQQQQQQQQQQHHHHHHHTQPQPQQTVQQQSQPQQVLIPASQQAPQQQVIVPDSKLIPHMNASGMSAAATAATLALPAGVTPVQQILTNSGQILQVVRTANGAQYIIQPQQSVVLQQQVIPQMQPGGVQAPVIQQVLAPIPGGISQQTGVIIQPQQILFTGNKTQVIPTTVAAPTPAQAQIPAAGQQQPQQQQAQPQAPLVLQVDGAGDTSSEEEEDEEEDYDDDEEEDKEKDGGEDGQVEEEPLNSEDDVSDEEGQELFDTENVVVCQYDKCPASADGGCLWNNETRANRFIEVKTNGNFISKMAS is encoded by the exons cctaaatTGTACAGATCTGTAATTGAAGATGTCATCAATGATGTCAGAGAAGTTTTTCTGGATGAAGGAGTGGATGAACAAGTTCTTATGGAACTCAAAACA CTGTGGGAAAACAAGCTGATGCAGTCCAAGGCTGTAGATGGCTTCCattcagaagagcagcagcttttgTTGCAggtgcaacagcagcagcagcagcagcagcaacagcagcatcatcaccaccaccatcacacACAACCTCAGCCGCAGCAGACTGTGCAGCAGCAGTCACAGCCACAACAAGTCCTTATTCCAGCGTCTCAGCAAG cacCTCAGCAGCAGGTTATCGTGCCAGATTCCAAGCTGATACCGCACATGAATGCGTCGGGCATG agtgctgcagccactgcagcTACGTTGGCTCTCCCTGCTGGTGTTACTCCTGTTCAGCAGATACTTACAAATTCAG gcCAGATCCTTCAAGTAGTTAGAACTGCAAATGGAGCTCAGTATATCATTCAACCACAGCAATCAGTTGTTCTACAGCAGCAGGTCATACCGCAAATGCAGCCTGGTGGAGTACAAGCACCTGTTATACAGCAG GTTTTGGCTCCTATCCCTGGAGGGATTTCCCAGCAGACAGGAGTGATTATTCAGCCTCAGCAGATCCTGtttacaggaaataaaacacaagTCATACCTACAACAGTGGCTGCCCCTACACCTGCTCAAGCACAGATTCCTGCAGCTGGTCAGCagcaaccacaacaacaacaggCACAACCACAAGCACCACTTGTTCTCCAAGTTGACGGAGCAGGGGACACATCatctgaagaagaagaagatgaggaagaagactatgatgatgatgaagaggaagacaaagaaaaagatgggGGGGAAGATGGCCAAGTTGAAGAG GAGCCTCTTAACAGTGAAGATGATGTGAGTGATGAGGAAGGACAAGAACTGTTTGATACGGAAAATGTTGTTGTGTGCCAGTATGATAAG TGTCCTGCATCAGCTGATGGTGGGTGCCTCTGGAACAATGAGACAAGGGCAAACAG